The DNA window TCAAGCCGATCCCTGTCACGGAGCCTTGAGCTCTCCGGCAATAAGGTATGGCCGGAACCTCTGCGTGCGACGTCAGTCAGCCTGCATCCGTGATGCAGGCTGAGCGAGTTCAGACCCCGTACTGCTGACGGTAAGCGACCAGCCGGTCGTGCTCGGCCGCCAGATCGGGGCGTTCGCTGGCGTAGGTCAGCACATCATTCAACGAAGTGATGGCGATCACCGGAATGCCGTAGTCGCGCGCCACTTCCTGGACGGCGGACAGCTCGCCCTTGCCTTTTTCCTGGCGATCCAGGGCAATCAGCACACCGGCCGCAGTGGCGCCCTGCGCTTCGATCAGAGCCAGTGACTCCCGCACCGCGGTACCAGCGGTCATCACGTCGTCGACGATCAGCACGCGGCCCTTGAGGGGGGCGCCCACCAAGGTGCCCCCCTCGCCGTGGGCCTTGGCTTCCTTGCGGTTGTAGGCCCAGGGAATATCCCGATCAAGCTGGTCGGCAAAGGCGATGGCGGTGGCGGCTGCCAGGGCGATGCCTTTGTAAGCGGGACCGAACAGCATGTCGAAGTCCAAGCCGGAGCGTTCGACGGCGGCAGCGTAGCTGCGACCCAGGCGGGCCAGAGAAGCGCCGCTGTTGATCTGGCCCATATTGAAGAAATATGGACTCTGCCGGCCGGATTTCAGGGTGAACTCGCCGAAGCGCAGGACTTCGCGCTGCAGGGCCAGTTCGATGAATTCGCGTTGATATGCGTGCACTTGAGATTTCTCGTTGGATGGCCTGCAAGCCAGGCCGTGACGGTTGGGGCCATGATAAGCCTTGCATCGGATGCTGTGTCAGGATGCGCTTGTCGCGGCCGCTGCCTTGGCGGGGATATCCAGCCCTTCAATTCGGCCATCAGACTTATCCACAGGTTTTCTGTGCATGACT is part of the Frateuria aurantia DSM 6220 genome and encodes:
- the pyrE gene encoding orotate phosphoribosyltransferase; the protein is MHAYQREFIELALQREVLRFGEFTLKSGRQSPYFFNMGQINSGASLARLGRSYAAAVERSGLDFDMLFGPAYKGIALAAATAIAFADQLDRDIPWAYNRKEAKAHGEGGTLVGAPLKGRVLIVDDVMTAGTAVRESLALIEAQGATAAGVLIALDRQEKGKGELSAVQEVARDYGIPVIAITSLNDVLTYASERPDLAAEHDRLVAYRQQYGV